One segment of Amycolatopsis alba DSM 44262 DNA contains the following:
- a CDS encoding helix-turn-helix domain-containing protein, with product MIAAARRARGLTQQELGDAIGYSQPNVSKIERASLQIRPAELKKIIVTLEVTSEDAERMQALNEAAEARRVRAEFRLAATPGWFRDILTAEGEAKAIYSWTGERISGLLQCESYMLDQFLASGRSDVDDAVHERQIRTKLFEQHPDRDYHFIISESAVDRLRRARKIGGTAVALEQLRHMIELAERHPSVTIQIVPFDDGPLYAELDFHVLQFDDSDQDFAYNESINGLTTHDKKEVPYHLDAWQSMRNSALSPKESIALLRQAATGCARPPHPT from the coding sequence ATGATCGCCGCCGCGAGGCGTGCGCGGGGACTGACCCAACAGGAGCTCGGCGACGCTATAGGCTACTCACAACCGAACGTCAGCAAGATCGAACGCGCCAGTCTGCAGATCCGGCCGGCGGAACTGAAAAAGATCATCGTCACACTCGAGGTCACCTCAGAGGACGCCGAGCGCATGCAGGCGCTCAACGAAGCTGCCGAGGCGAGGCGGGTGCGAGCAGAGTTTCGGCTCGCCGCCACGCCCGGCTGGTTCCGCGACATCCTTACCGCGGAAGGGGAGGCGAAGGCGATCTACAGCTGGACCGGCGAGCGGATCTCGGGGTTGCTGCAGTGCGAAAGCTACATGCTCGACCAGTTCCTGGCGAGCGGGCGAAGCGACGTGGACGACGCCGTCCACGAACGGCAGATCCGCACGAAACTGTTCGAACAGCACCCCGACCGCGACTACCACTTCATCATCAGCGAGAGCGCGGTCGATCGGCTCCGCAGAGCACGCAAGATCGGCGGGACGGCAGTAGCACTCGAACAACTCCGCCACATGATCGAGCTGGCCGAACGACACCCGTCGGTCACCATTCAGATCGTCCCGTTCGACGACGGGCCACTGTATGCCGAACTTGACTTCCATGTGCTCCAGTTCGACGACAGCGACCAGGACTTCGCCTACAACGAATCGATCAACGGCCTCACCACCCATGACAAGAAAGAAGTCCCCTACCACCTCGACGCCTGGCAGTCCATGCGCAACAGCGCCCTCAGTCCCAAGGAATCGATCGCCCTGCTCCGCCAGGCTGCGACCGGGTGCGCACGCCCACCGCACCCCACCTGA
- a CDS encoding DUF397 domain-containing protein, protein MMRFYETCDVDGAFADQGWQRPRLCGPNSGSCVEVNLGNRGLVGVRDSKNPDSPVLVFDDEEWQRFLEAANAGQFQRNHRE, encoded by the coding sequence GTGATGAGGTTTTACGAAACTTGCGACGTCGACGGGGCCTTCGCTGATCAGGGGTGGCAGCGCCCACGTCTCTGCGGGCCCAACTCCGGCTCCTGCGTCGAGGTCAACTTGGGGAATCGAGGCTTGGTGGGCGTCCGCGACAGCAAGAACCCCGACTCCCCGGTCCTGGTCTTCGATGACGAGGAATGGCAGCGCTTCCTCGAAGCGGCCAACGCGGGGCAGTTCCAGCGCAACCACAGGGAGTAA
- a CDS encoding PA14 domain-containing protein, with product MFVTEYENPDGTRSVRQSNEPLNVQDAAGNWRPVQTTLSTDPATKRAEADQHPLSPSLATKADDAAVLQVESGGHIASLAMDKAAGSTAAVKGDSVTYPEVAAGTDLEYEVTPGAVKETIKLKRLPADGRSSWKFKLNTGGLTPKLENGTVVLADQAGAAKIVMPPIETWDSAGNGDTAPAMTGGTYSLEQAGADWWLTVAVDANWLRDPKRIFPVYVDPTFTYGVKESHSYRSDGTNCDACGLRIGNSQAKGDTYNRSVFNVDYTPLFGKTVVGARMDLTRNTSVVGSLKTWNANLHHASAFNFNGVGGYMTSALVGDVGSFVGEGLTGFIRDRVNARDGSVFFMLIGAENAGTWTYKNLNATLTVDTGSPAPATTLVAPADGTVSTSLTPTLSVKPVTDPDGDAVKYCFRIATGADAKSGVVVESGCLPTPTWTVPAGILQDGVAYTWQAMTFSGGTTITPTWIGHLKVDQRIGDHGPSPVDTAGPFSVNLANGNLSTSQESPTFTTVAGTAGVTFAYNSQQADSRGLKASYFADLSHNGLISDAQQPTLVRTEPQVNVDWRTDSPFAPALAADWFVTRWEGFFEAPKTGTYQFAGVHDDGAVVWINNAKVYDVGVPSDVNWTQSTNVTLTAGQRVPIKVENAEATGAARMTLFVRTTDNTTVSPQIVPAEWLYTNDLPALPRGWSLSADLTGAGASYTEAKVTDQNIVLTDATGAKHTWTKKSTGGYTAPENEDGILALDTAGRVTLTEAGTVFVFGSTGKLESQSTVLDGRKPAILQYVYDGTPSRLREIKDPVSQRSQILHYARAGNDCYSGSTPPAGADATASAQMLCRVSYWDGTETRLWYSQGRLARIEDPGSENNDYTYNTDGLLTGHRSPLVVDWLAANPGNQPADDRSEITYEQVAGKPRVTKIVSPAPMPNQARPERGYLYDPAARTTKATVAGLTPAAGFFSKVTYDDADRMLSSTDATGKVTSQTWNSRDLQLTSTDPAGRVSATVYDHADRPTDKYGPAPASCFTGQTPTAACASTVPNTRTGYDENLRGLGAAFYDNLSLTGAPKAYATGIGDSTGALKSSWEYGTAVTPGLTTDVFSLRLTGEIVFPAAGDYRLRAYVDDGIRMWIDDQLVMDYWQISNPAWREATVRSDSPGQVKKIRIDYYDNGGYAKLDLNWTTPTGVQELVPGSQLRPRYGLTTSTTNSESHGVPDKVTTTHYGQNGLDPIFGLATSTTTGTGATQLTEGTSYETHGTGYLRQTAKSMPSGAVASTTTNYGDTETRANPCVPGSPAVNQGGLPKSITSAAPATGTPRVIEDVYDPSGRVVAKSVAGDWICTTYDARDRVIAVTSPHNSAAAARTVTTTYAAGGDPLTTTVADNLGTITTQTDRLGRTVAYTDVHGTRTSTTYDLAGRVGQQTVTPPNPADAPQTTAYTYDDAGRLLTVKLGTATLATATYDSAGEAATVAYANGASLTGIGADPAGKTSALTWKTSDNRTITSEVTRTRAGTVVDETHSGSDARPDGPNYQYDSAGRLVEAYVPGHHYTYDFISPSAACPAGTQTNAGLNTNRVRLLDQTATGTAETGYCYDAADRLLVTTGANATTGIKYDSHGNTVEFTTGASTTYLGWDSTERHLTARTVGPDAADVAYVRDATDRITRRSASQGDAVTDVLLSHTAEGDSADLTLSPDKRLLTQSISLPGGVLYTVRHGAEHPTATWDLPDVRGNIAATCDDTGKQVGDSRTYTPFGEPLDTTGSVNTDAVPDNQPGQMDYGWLGRHQRGYEHAGALSIVQMGARPYSPLLGRFLSADPVDGGSANDYDYVYGDPVNETDLTGQCVPRGPRSMIRCFGGIGRGFLNDMKRAGHWINSKAIPWVQRTAWPWVKRTSKSLMVRWAVGMARGLQYVGNGYQATRARSILFYRVFSWRCLQKANAFANAWGNLGNKWIKYLGYGVGCLYGMRFG from the coding sequence ATGTTCGTCACCGAGTACGAGAACCCTGACGGCACCAGGTCGGTGCGGCAGTCGAACGAGCCGCTGAACGTGCAGGACGCGGCCGGGAACTGGCGGCCGGTCCAGACCACTCTGTCGACCGATCCCGCGACGAAGCGGGCCGAGGCGGATCAGCATCCGCTGAGCCCGTCGCTGGCGACGAAGGCCGACGACGCCGCCGTGCTGCAGGTCGAGTCCGGCGGGCACATCGCGAGCCTCGCGATGGACAAGGCCGCCGGCTCGACCGCCGCGGTGAAGGGTGATTCCGTCACGTATCCGGAGGTCGCGGCGGGGACGGACCTGGAGTACGAGGTCACGCCGGGCGCGGTCAAAGAGACCATCAAGCTCAAGCGCCTGCCCGCCGATGGGCGGTCGTCGTGGAAGTTCAAACTCAACACCGGCGGCCTGACCCCGAAACTGGAGAACGGCACCGTCGTCCTCGCCGACCAGGCGGGTGCGGCGAAGATCGTGATGCCGCCGATCGAGACCTGGGACTCCGCGGGCAACGGCGACACCGCGCCCGCGATGACCGGCGGCACCTACTCCCTCGAGCAGGCCGGGGCCGACTGGTGGCTCACCGTCGCCGTCGACGCGAACTGGCTGCGCGACCCGAAACGCATCTTCCCGGTCTATGTGGACCCCACCTTCACCTACGGGGTCAAAGAGTCCCACTCGTACCGGTCCGATGGCACGAACTGTGACGCCTGCGGCCTGCGGATCGGTAACAGCCAGGCCAAGGGCGACACCTACAACCGCAGCGTCTTCAACGTGGACTACACGCCGCTGTTCGGCAAGACCGTCGTCGGCGCCCGCATGGACCTGACCCGCAACACCAGCGTCGTCGGCTCCCTGAAGACCTGGAACGCGAACCTGCACCACGCGTCCGCGTTCAACTTCAACGGCGTCGGCGGCTACATGACCAGCGCGCTTGTCGGCGACGTCGGCAGTTTCGTCGGCGAGGGGCTGACCGGGTTCATCCGCGACCGGGTCAACGCTCGTGACGGCTCCGTGTTCTTCATGCTGATCGGCGCCGAGAACGCCGGAACCTGGACCTACAAGAACCTCAACGCCACCCTGACCGTCGACACCGGCTCACCGGCCCCGGCGACCACGCTCGTCGCACCGGCTGATGGCACTGTGTCGACGTCGCTCACGCCGACCTTGTCGGTGAAGCCGGTGACCGACCCGGACGGCGACGCGGTCAAGTACTGCTTCCGGATCGCGACCGGCGCCGACGCCAAGTCCGGGGTCGTGGTCGAGTCCGGATGCCTCCCGACCCCGACCTGGACCGTTCCGGCGGGGATTCTGCAGGACGGCGTCGCCTACACCTGGCAGGCGATGACCTTCAGCGGCGGCACCACGATCACACCGACCTGGATCGGTCACCTCAAGGTCGACCAGCGCATCGGTGACCACGGCCCTTCCCCGGTCGACACCGCGGGACCGTTCTCGGTCAACCTCGCCAACGGCAACCTCAGCACGTCCCAGGAATCGCCGACGTTCACCACCGTCGCCGGTACCGCGGGAGTCACCTTCGCGTACAACTCGCAGCAAGCCGACAGCCGAGGGCTCAAGGCGTCCTACTTCGCGGACCTCTCCCACAACGGTCTGATCAGTGACGCCCAGCAGCCGACGCTCGTCCGCACCGAACCCCAGGTCAACGTCGACTGGCGCACGGACTCCCCGTTCGCGCCCGCCTTGGCCGCGGATTGGTTCGTCACGCGCTGGGAAGGCTTCTTCGAAGCACCGAAGACCGGCACCTATCAGTTCGCCGGCGTGCACGACGACGGCGCGGTCGTCTGGATCAACAACGCCAAGGTCTACGACGTCGGCGTCCCCAGTGACGTGAACTGGACCCAGTCCACCAACGTCACGCTCACCGCCGGTCAGCGAGTGCCCATCAAGGTCGAGAACGCCGAGGCGACCGGCGCTGCCCGGATGACCCTCTTCGTCCGCACGACCGACAACACGACGGTCTCTCCGCAGATCGTCCCTGCCGAGTGGCTGTACACCAACGATCTCCCGGCGCTGCCCCGCGGCTGGTCGCTGTCGGCCGACCTGACCGGTGCCGGAGCCAGTTACACCGAAGCCAAGGTCACCGACCAGAACATCGTCCTGACCGACGCCACCGGTGCGAAGCACACCTGGACCAAGAAGAGCACCGGCGGCTACACCGCGCCCGAGAACGAGGATGGGATCCTGGCCCTGGACACCGCCGGGCGGGTCACCCTGACCGAGGCCGGCACCGTGTTCGTCTTCGGATCGACCGGCAAGCTCGAGAGCCAGTCCACTGTTCTCGACGGCCGCAAGCCCGCCATCTTGCAGTACGTCTACGACGGAACCCCGTCGCGGCTGCGTGAGATCAAGGACCCCGTATCCCAGCGTTCCCAGATCCTGCACTACGCGCGGGCCGGGAACGACTGCTACAGCGGGAGCACCCCTCCTGCCGGGGCTGACGCGACCGCCTCCGCGCAGATGCTGTGCCGCGTGAGCTACTGGGACGGCACCGAAACCCGCCTGTGGTACTCCCAGGGCCGCCTGGCCCGGATCGAGGACCCCGGTTCGGAGAACAACGACTACACCTACAACACCGACGGCCTGCTGACGGGACACCGCTCGCCGCTTGTCGTCGACTGGCTCGCCGCCAACCCCGGCAACCAGCCTGCGGACGACCGCAGCGAGATCACCTACGAACAGGTCGCCGGAAAACCGCGAGTAACCAAGATCGTCAGCCCGGCCCCGATGCCGAACCAGGCCCGCCCGGAACGGGGCTACCTGTACGACCCAGCGGCCAGAACGACCAAGGCCACCGTCGCCGGGCTGACCCCGGCCGCCGGGTTCTTCAGCAAGGTCACCTATGACGACGCCGACCGGATGCTGTCGAGCACCGACGCCACCGGCAAAGTCACCAGCCAGACCTGGAACTCCCGCGACCTCCAGCTGACAAGCACCGATCCGGCAGGACGGGTGTCCGCCACGGTCTACGACCATGCGGACCGCCCGACAGACAAGTACGGCCCGGCACCGGCATCGTGCTTTACGGGACAGACGCCCACCGCAGCATGCGCGAGCACCGTGCCCAACACGCGCACCGGGTATGACGAGAACCTGCGCGGACTGGGTGCCGCGTTCTATGACAACCTGTCGCTCACGGGCGCGCCCAAGGCATACGCCACCGGGATCGGTGATTCGACGGGCGCTCTCAAGAGCTCGTGGGAGTACGGCACCGCAGTAACCCCGGGCCTCACGACCGACGTCTTCTCCCTCCGCCTCACCGGCGAGATCGTGTTCCCCGCGGCCGGTGACTACCGGCTGCGGGCCTACGTCGACGACGGCATCCGCATGTGGATCGACGACCAGCTGGTCATGGACTACTGGCAGATCAGCAACCCCGCCTGGCGGGAGGCGACAGTCCGCAGCGACTCGCCGGGACAAGTCAAGAAGATCCGGATCGATTACTACGACAACGGCGGCTACGCCAAGCTCGACCTGAACTGGACCACCCCCACAGGTGTCCAGGAACTGGTCCCCGGCAGCCAGCTCAGGCCGCGCTACGGACTCACGACCTCGACCACGAACAGCGAGTCCCATGGTGTCCCTGACAAGGTCACCACGACCCACTACGGCCAGAACGGTCTTGACCCCATCTTCGGCCTGGCGACCAGCACCACCACCGGAACTGGCGCGACCCAGCTCACCGAGGGCACCAGCTACGAAACACACGGGACGGGCTATCTCCGGCAAACCGCGAAGAGCATGCCCTCTGGTGCCGTCGCGTCCACGACGACCAACTACGGCGACACCGAGACCCGAGCCAACCCTTGCGTCCCTGGCAGCCCTGCGGTGAATCAGGGCGGTCTGCCGAAATCCATCACGTCCGCGGCACCGGCAACCGGCACGCCGCGTGTCATCGAGGACGTCTATGACCCCTCGGGGCGTGTCGTCGCCAAGTCGGTCGCCGGCGACTGGATCTGCACGACCTACGACGCCCGTGACCGCGTCATCGCTGTGACATCACCCCACAACTCCGCGGCCGCCGCCCGCACGGTCACCACGACCTACGCGGCAGGCGGCGATCCGCTCACCACCACGGTCGCGGACAACCTCGGCACCATCACCACCCAGACCGACCGGCTCGGCCGGACCGTCGCCTACACCGACGTCCACGGAACCCGCACCAGCACCACCTACGACCTCGCAGGCAGGGTCGGCCAGCAGACGGTGACACCACCCAACCCCGCCGACGCCCCGCAGACCACGGCCTACACCTACGACGACGCGGGACGCCTCCTGACGGTCAAGTTGGGCACCGCCACCCTGGCCACCGCGACCTACGACAGCGCAGGGGAGGCGGCGACCGTCGCCTATGCCAATGGTGCCAGCCTGACCGGAATCGGAGCAGACCCAGCCGGAAAGACCAGCGCGCTGACCTGGAAAACCAGCGACAACCGCACCATCACATCCGAAGTAACCCGGACACGGGCAGGCACCGTCGTCGACGAGACACACAGCGGCAGCGATGCTCGGCCCGACGGACCGAATTACCAGTACGACAGCGCCGGCCGGCTCGTGGAAGCCTACGTCCCCGGCCACCACTACACCTACGACTTCATCTCACCCTCCGCGGCCTGCCCCGCCGGCACGCAAACCAACGCCGGACTCAACACCAACCGCGTCCGCCTGCTCGACCAGACTGCTACAGGCACCGCCGAAACCGGCTACTGCTACGACGCGGCGGACCGGCTCCTCGTCACCACCGGGGCCAACGCCACCACCGGGATCAAATACGACTCCCACGGAAACACCGTCGAATTCACCACCGGAGCCTCCACCACCTACCTCGGCTGGGACAGCACCGAACGCCACCTCACCGCCCGCACCGTCGGCCCCGATGCCGCAGACGTCGCCTACGTGCGCGACGCCACCGACCGCATCACCAGACGCTCCGCGTCCCAGGGCGATGCCGTAACCGACGTACTTCTGTCCCACACGGCCGAGGGCGACAGCGCCGACCTGACGCTCAGCCCCGACAAGCGGCTGCTCACACAAAGCATCAGCCTGCCCGGAGGTGTCCTCTACACCGTCCGCCACGGCGCCGAACACCCGACAGCGACCTGGGACCTGCCCGACGTTCGCGGGAACATCGCCGCCACCTGCGACGACACGGGCAAACAGGTCGGCGACTCACGCACCTACACTCCCTTCGGAGAGCCGCTCGACACCACCGGCAGCGTCAACACCGACGCCGTCCCCGACAACCAGCCAGGGCAAATGGACTACGGCTGGCTCGGACGCCACCAACGCGGCTACGAACACGCCGGCGCACTGTCCATCGTCCAGATGGGCGCACGGCCCTACAGTCCGCTGCTCGGCCGGTTCCTCTCCGCCGACCCGGTCGACGGCGGATCCGCCAACGACTACGACTACGTCTACGGCGACCCCGTCAACGAGACCGACCTGACCGGGCAGTGCGTGCCGCGCGGACCGCGATCGATGATCCGCTGCTTCGGCGGCATCGGCAGGGGCTTCCTGAACGACATGAAACGAGCCGGACACTGGATCAACTCCAAAGCCATCCCGTGGGTGCAACGCACCGCCTGGCCGTGGGTCAAACGCACCAGCAAAAGCCTGATGGTCCGATGGGCTGTCGGCATGGCCCGCGGCCTTCAATACGTGGGCAACGGCTACCAGGCGACCCGAGCAAGGTCGATCCTCTTCTACCGCGTATTCTCCTGGCGATGCCTTCAGAAGGCCAACGCATTCGCCAATGCCTGGGGCAATCTAGGGAACAAATGGATTAAATACCTCGGCTATGGTGTGGGCTGTCTGTACGGGATGAGGTTCGGTTAG
- a CDS encoding SRPBCC family protein translates to MGFRVGDAGYAGVRTDYRHTATIEMSADDLFAYLREPRNLPRYFPQMTQAEPGGGDAVHVEAEVHGEHVEGEAWLKVDEDNRSLRWGAQGPHDYQGELSIEEAGPATSSLTVTLHSVRDADDGEVQRGLEGTVAALAHTATSSTTTSRCRRSRPSTGPPSRSPPAPSPRSPRPPPGDYRLRRP, encoded by the coding sequence GTGGGGTTTCGCGTTGGGGACGCCGGGTATGCGGGGGTCAGGACCGATTACCGTCACACTGCCACCATCGAGATGTCCGCCGACGATTTGTTCGCCTATCTGCGAGAGCCGCGAAACCTGCCGCGCTATTTTCCGCAGATGACCCAAGCGGAGCCTGGGGGCGGCGACGCTGTCCATGTCGAAGCCGAGGTCCACGGCGAACACGTGGAGGGCGAGGCGTGGCTGAAGGTCGACGAGGACAACCGCTCGCTGCGCTGGGGCGCTCAGGGCCCGCACGACTACCAGGGAGAGCTGTCGATCGAAGAGGCGGGCCCTGCCACGTCCAGCCTCACGGTGACCCTGCACAGCGTCCGCGACGCCGACGACGGAGAGGTCCAGCGTGGCCTCGAAGGGACCGTGGCGGCGCTCGCGCACACCGCGACGTCCTCGACGACCACATCCCGCTGCAGGCGTTCACGACCGTCAACTGGGCCACCATCGCGCTCACCGCCGGCACCGTCGCCGCGCTCACCACGACCCCCGCCGGGGGATTACCGCTTGAGGCGACCCTGA
- a CDS encoding STAS domain-containing protein, with amino-acid sequence MGAQLTLTADSRENGVTLLAASGEIDLSNVDAFESALTDATRSGTAIVDLRGVEYLDSGGIHALFTHADRIRIRTSPLLMPVLTVSGLAELVDVEQ; translated from the coding sequence ATGGGTGCTCAGCTCACTCTCACCGCGGACAGCCGTGAAAACGGCGTCACCCTCTTGGCCGCCTCCGGCGAGATCGACCTCAGCAACGTCGACGCCTTCGAGAGCGCGCTCACCGATGCGACGCGGAGCGGCACGGCCATCGTCGACCTGCGCGGCGTGGAATACCTCGACAGCGGCGGCATCCACGCGCTGTTCACCCATGCCGACCGGATCCGCATCCGCACCAGCCCGCTGCTGATGCCCGTCCTCACCGTCAGCGGTCTGGCCGAACTCGTCGACGTCGAGCAGTGA